A section of the Rummeliibacillus pycnus genome encodes:
- a CDS encoding ABC transporter substrate-binding protein, translating to MKKWISILLLVSLAVFITGCNGKDQTTDESGKKLDNLSIMLDWYPNAVHSAIYVAQQKGYFKDEGLNVDIQMPADTNDPLKLAATGKVDLAISYQNQAILSKSEGIPIVSVAALVRHSLDTLMAKKSSGIKTPKDLEGKNVGYSSSEISEATIKEMVEADGGDFSKVKMTDVGFDLIPAIATDRVDAITGGYINHEYVLLNKEGYNMHAIKDSDYGVPDNYELVLVTGQKTFDQKRDAIKRFWKAVTKGQETVKKNPKEGLQILLDHENDSFPLKKDVETKSLEILLPLMEEKGVPFGYQEKASWQKAAKWLYKNGVIKKQVQPDEVMDNIVSK from the coding sequence ATGAAAAAATGGATCAGTATACTATTGCTAGTATCTCTAGCCGTATTCATTACAGGATGTAATGGAAAAGACCAAACTACCGATGAAAGTGGAAAAAAACTAGATAATTTAAGTATCATGCTTGATTGGTATCCGAATGCAGTCCATTCAGCAATTTACGTTGCACAACAAAAAGGTTATTTCAAAGATGAAGGCTTAAATGTAGACATTCAAATGCCAGCTGATACAAACGATCCTTTAAAACTTGCTGCTACTGGAAAAGTAGATTTAGCGATTAGTTATCAAAATCAAGCCATTCTATCTAAATCAGAAGGGATTCCAATCGTATCAGTTGCAGCACTTGTTAGACATTCTCTAGATACGCTAATGGCCAAAAAATCATCTGGCATTAAAACACCTAAGGATTTAGAAGGTAAGAATGTAGGGTATTCATCAAGTGAAATAAGTGAAGCAACGATCAAGGAAATGGTTGAAGCTGATGGCGGCGATTTTAGTAAAGTAAAAATGACCGATGTCGGTTTTGACTTAATTCCTGCTATTGCTACAGATCGTGTAGACGCTATTACAGGTGGATATATCAATCACGAATATGTTCTGTTAAACAAAGAAGGCTATAATATGCATGCGATCAAAGATAGTGATTATGGTGTACCCGATAATTACGAATTAGTACTGGTTACAGGTCAAAAAACGTTCGATCAAAAAAGAGATGCGATCAAAAGATTTTGGAAAGCAGTCACAAAAGGGCAAGAAACCGTTAAGAAAAACCCAAAAGAAGGCTTGCAAATTTTACTAGACCATGAAAACGATAGTTTCCCATTAAAAAAAGATGTTGAAACGAAAAGTCTAGAAATACTACTACCCCTAATGGAGGAAAAAGGTGTCCCATTCGGCTATCAAGAAAAAGCTAGCTGGCAAAAAGCAGCTAAATGGCTATATAAAAACGGAGTCATTAAGAAACAGGTTCAACCAGATGAAGTGATGGACAATATTGTTTCTAAATAG
- the thiW gene encoding energy coupling factor transporter S component ThiW, whose product MNKTKKLTYTAIIAAITTVSSNVIYIPLGFVKIFPIQHFANVLSAVLLGPWYAILQAFISSTLRIMMGTGTVFAYPGSMIGALLASILYAKTKRIEFAGLGEVFGTGILGAIATYPIAVLVLGQEATLFGLVPAFAISSFTGALMGYSLLKILSKNHALSHILN is encoded by the coding sequence TTGAATAAAACGAAAAAACTAACGTATACAGCTATAATTGCAGCTATTACAACCGTTTCAAGTAATGTTATTTATATTCCACTAGGCTTTGTGAAGATATTCCCGATCCAACATTTTGCCAATGTGTTATCAGCTGTTCTATTGGGGCCATGGTATGCTATTTTACAAGCATTTATTTCTTCTACTTTAAGAATCATGATGGGAACAGGTACAGTATTTGCATATCCTGGTAGTATGATTGGGGCACTACTGGCATCCATTCTTTATGCAAAAACAAAAAGAATCGAGTTTGCAGGTTTAGGAGAAGTTTTTGGCACAGGAATACTTGGGGCAATCGCAACCTACCCAATTGCTGTTCTGGTTTTAGGGCAAGAAGCAACATTATTTGGCTTAGTCCCTGCTTTTGCGATTAGCTCATTTACAGGTGCTCTTATGGGATATAGTCTATTAAAAATATTAAGTAAAAACCATGCTCTTAGTCATATTTTGAACTAA
- a CDS encoding ABC transporter permease: MKQIKHFLQTYSLFLIVSIIFLGVIEWLVQTDKIPSFIIPAPTNVVRMIMDNWRPLILEHLSATMLEFLIGFVIAVIGGVILAVCMFFSKTIEKILYPAVVISQMIPIIALSPIFVLWFGYTIWSKVAVTILICFFPIVVGTYDGLKSCDKEYIELLRSMGASRFQIFQKLHIPMALPSFFSGFKMAIVFALVGATIGEWLGASEGLGYYSRRMSGNLNAEGVFAAITILTIVGILLFALASWMEKKVTHKWNHTR; this comes from the coding sequence ATGAAACAGATTAAACATTTTTTGCAAACTTATAGCCTTTTTTTGATTGTTTCAATTATTTTTCTTGGTGTGATCGAATGGCTCGTCCAAACTGATAAGATTCCAAGCTTTATCATACCCGCACCCACTAACGTCGTACGTATGATCATGGATAATTGGCGTCCTTTAATCTTGGAACATTTGAGTGCCACCATGCTTGAATTCCTTATCGGCTTTGTCATTGCTGTGATCGGGGGTGTTATTTTAGCTGTCTGCATGTTCTTTTCAAAAACAATTGAGAAGATTCTCTATCCTGCAGTTGTGATTTCACAAATGATTCCAATCATTGCACTCTCCCCTATTTTTGTGCTGTGGTTTGGCTATACCATTTGGAGTAAGGTTGCCGTAACAATCCTCATCTGTTTCTTCCCGATAGTGGTTGGTACTTATGATGGATTAAAGTCATGCGACAAAGAATATATCGAATTATTACGTTCAATGGGGGCATCTCGTTTTCAAATATTTCAAAAGCTACATATTCCAATGGCCCTCCCCTCTTTTTTCTCAGGGTTTAAGATGGCAATAGTTTTTGCACTCGTTGGGGCAACAATCGGTGAGTGGCTCGGAGCTAGTGAAGGGTTAGGCTACTACAGTCGGAGAATGTCTGGAAATTTAAATGCTGAAGGTGTTTTTGCAGCCATCACTATTCTTACAATTGTGGGCATTCTGTTATTTGCACTAGCTTCTTGGATGGAAAAGAAAGTAACCCATAAATGGAATCATACAAGATAG
- a CDS encoding ABC transporter ATP-binding protein, which produces MALILKDVSYSFTDENKSKKKVISHLNMEVQQGEFVSIIGKSGTGKSTILRLITGLLRPEEGEIQINENDISLGDVGYMPQKDLLLPWRSILENIMLASEIQKDLHISKEEARMWLQRVGLSDYENALPKQLSGGMRQRVAFLRALLTGKDVLLLDEPFGALDALTKREMQSWLLSIWQDLNKTIIFITHDLEEAIYLSDRILLLHRNHDLEEISIELQRPRIPEMIHSQKIVTLRQELEKKISNETD; this is translated from the coding sequence ATGGCACTTATTCTAAAAGATGTATCGTATAGTTTTACAGATGAAAATAAGAGCAAAAAGAAAGTCATCTCTCACTTAAATATGGAAGTACAGCAAGGTGAATTTGTTTCAATCATCGGAAAAAGCGGTACAGGAAAAAGTACAATTTTAAGACTGATAACTGGGCTCCTTCGACCAGAGGAAGGTGAAATTCAAATTAATGAAAACGACATTTCCCTTGGTGATGTCGGCTACATGCCACAAAAAGACCTGCTACTTCCTTGGCGAAGCATTCTTGAAAATATTATGCTTGCTTCCGAAATTCAAAAAGACTTACATATTTCAAAAGAAGAAGCAAGAATGTGGTTGCAACGCGTTGGATTAAGTGACTACGAAAATGCGCTTCCTAAGCAGTTGTCTGGTGGCATGAGACAACGTGTTGCATTTTTACGAGCATTATTAACAGGCAAAGATGTACTACTACTTGATGAACCATTTGGAGCTCTTGATGCATTAACGAAAAGAGAAATGCAATCCTGGCTATTATCCATCTGGCAAGATTTAAACAAAACAATTATTTTTATCACACATGATTTAGAAGAAGCCATCTACTTAAGTGATCGTATTCTATTATTACATCGCAATCATGATCTTGAAGAGATTTCAATAGAGCTTCAAAGACCTCGTATTCCAGAGATGATTCATTCCCAAAAAATCGTAACATTACGACAAGAATTGGAGAAGAAAATTTCAAATGAAACAGATTAA